From Rissa tridactyla isolate bRisTri1 chromosome 7, bRisTri1.patW.cur.20221130, whole genome shotgun sequence, a single genomic window includes:
- the TRPV3 gene encoding transient receptor potential cation channel subfamily V member 3, with product MIKDNNEIIPLMGKKTNPSGIPPSNQQEKKPTESTPTKKSSHFFLEIDGFESNATPNNTSPPVFSKPMDSNIRPCASGNGEDMDSPQSLQDDATEYSPNVDSCCANISQGPEQTSARKKLKRYIFRAVSEGNIEELQCLLAELKERSNACTNMTVPDYLMKKFTASDTGKTCLMKALLNINQNTNEIVNMLLSFAEENGILERFINAAYTEEAYKGQTALNIAIERRQYEITQSLIEKGADVNAHAQGVFFNPKHKHEGFYFGETALALAACTNQPDITQLLMDNTRTNITSQDSRGNNILHALVTVAEDFKTQNDFVVRMYDMILLKSKDRNLETTKNKEGLTPLQLAAKTGKLEILKYILSREIRDKPNRSLSRKFTDWAYGPVQSSLYDLTELDTTADNSVLEIIVYNTNIGNRHEMLTLEPLNSLLRMKWKKFARHMFFMSCCFYFLYNVTLTLVSYHRPNENEAPPYPLALTRGVGWLQLSGQVMVMLGAIFLAIKESVAIFLLRPSDLHSILSDAWFHFAFFIQALLVIFSVFLYLFSYKEHLVCLVLAMALGWANMLYFTRGFQSMGIYSVMIQKVILQDVIKFLVVYIVFLLGFGVALAALIDTCQDGNECHSNSSLGPVLMDLFKLTLGLGDLEIQQNSKYPVLFLLLLITYVVLTFVLLLNMLIALMGETVEDISKESEHIWKLQRARTILEFEKFLPKCLRKKFQLGERCKVAENDTRVCLRINEVKWTEWKTHVSFINEDPGPTDPSKVQDNSRTNSKNTLNTFEEMDDLPETSV from the exons ATGATTAAAGATAACAACGAAATTATTCCACTAATGGGCAAGAAAACAAATCCGTCTGGTATTCCTCCTTCAAACCAGCAAGAGAAAAAGCCGACTGAAAGCACTCCCACAAAGAAAAG TTCACACTTTTTTCTGGAGATTGATGGTTTCGAAAGCAATGCAACTCCAAATAATACGTCTCCTCCTGTGTTTTCAAAACCAATGGATTCAAATATTCGTCCATG TGCATCTGGGAATGGGGAAGATATGGATTCCCCACAGTCTCTTCAGGATGATGCGACTGAATATAGCCCTAATGTAGACAGTTGTTG TGCTAATATATCACAAGGACCCGAGCAGACCAGTGCCAGGAAGAAGCTGAAAAGATACATATTTCGGGCAGTATCTGAGGGGAACATTGAAGAACTGCAGTGTCTACTCGCAGAGCTGAAGGAAAGATCAAATGCGTGTACAAACATGACTGTGCCGG ATTatctgatgaaaaaattcacagcTTCAGATACTGGCAAAACTTGTCTGATGAAAGCTCTGCTGAACATCAACCAAAACACAAATGAGATAGTGAATATGCTACTAtcctttgcagaagaaaatggtattttggaGAGATTTATCAATGCAGCATATACAGAAGAGGCATATAAAG gcCAGACAGCTCTAAATATTGCCATTGAAAGAAGACAATATGAAATAACTCAGAGCCTTATAGAAAAAGGAGCTGATGTCAATGCTCATGCCCAGGGTGTTTTCTTTAATCCCAAGCATAAGCATGAAGGCTTTTATTTTG GTGAAACTGCCCTGGCGTTAGCTGCGTGTACCAATCAGCCAGACATAACTCAACTGTTAATGGACAATACCAGGACTAATATTACTTCTCAGGATTCCAGAGGAAACAACATCCTCCATGCGTTAGTTACTGTGGCAGAAGACTTCAAAACGCAGAATGACTTTGTAGTCAGAATGTATGACATGATTTTGTTGAAAAGTAAAGACAGAAATTTGGAAACAACAAAGAATAAGGAGGGTTTGACACCACTACAATTAGCTGCAAAAACTGGGAAATTAGAG ATTCTGAAATACATCCTGAGCAGAGAGATAAGAGATAAGCCTAACAGGAGCCTGTCAAGAAAATTCACAGACTGGGCTTATGGTCCTGTTCAATCTTCTCTTTACGATCTGACGGAACTAGATACTACCGCAGACAATTCAGTTTTGGAAATAATTGTCTATAATACAAATATTGGT aatcGTCATGAAATGCTGACTTTGGAGCCTCTGAATTCACTCCTGCGAATGAAATGGAAGAAGTTTGCACGACACATGTTTTTTATGTcatgttgtttttatttcctatacAACGTAACACTAACGTTAGTTTCCTACCACAGGCCTAATGAAAATGAA GCTCCACCTTATCCACTAGCACTGACGCGTGGTGTGGGATGGCTGCAGTTATCGGGACAGGTGATGGTTATGTTAGGAGCAATATTTTTAGCCATAAAAGAG AGTGTAGCCATCTTTCTGCTTAGGCCCTCAGACCTGCATTCAATTCTCTCTGATGCGTGGTTCCACTTTGCATT ttTTATACAAGCTTTGCTTGTGatcttctctgtctttttgtACTTGTTTTCCTACAAAGAACACCTCGTGTGTCTTGTTTTGGCAATGGCCCTGGGATGGGCCAATATGCTCTATTTCACCAGAGGCTTCCAGTCCATGGGCATTTACAGTGTTATGATTCAAAAG gtCATCCTGCAAGATGTGATAAAATTTTTAGTGGTCTATATCGTGTTTTTGCTGGGATTTGGCGTAG CTCTTGCTGCACTGATTGACACTTGCCAAGATGGCAACGAATGCCACTCCAACAGCAGTCTGGGACCCGTTCTCATGGATCTTTTTAAGCTCACCCTCGGACTGGGTGATCTGGAGATCCAGCAAAACTCAAAGTATCCTGTACTATTTCTTCTGCTCCTCATAACTTATGTTGTGTTGACTTTTGTTCTTCTCTTGAACATGCTGATTGCATTAATGGGAGAAACAGTGGAAGATATTTCTAAAGAGAGTGAGCACATCTGGAAACTCCAG AGAGCCAGAACTATTTTGGAATTTGAAAAATTCTTACCAAAATGTTTGAGGAAAAAATTCCAACTGGGAGAACGGTGTAAAGTGGCTGAGAATGACACCAGGGTGTGTTTAAG GATTAATGAAGTGAAATGGACCGAGTGGAAAACACATGTTTCATTTATTAATGAAGATCCAGGGCCAACAG ATCCAAGCAAAGTTCAAGATAATTCAAGAACTAATAGCAAAAACACCCTGAATACGTTTGAAGAAATGGATGATTTGCCTGAAACTTCTGTTTAG